In the genome of Deltaproteobacteria bacterium, the window GTCGGGAGGGATGATTTCATTTCCGGTGGAAAGAAGACCCAGGCGGGGTCTTCGATATACCTCAATGGAGAGGATGCCGACTCCGGCGAGCGCGCCTAAATCCTGGGGCCTCAATCTCCGGCCTGCCCTCAGCATCACCTCGCCCTTGCTCAGATCCTCCCCCACCCTGATAATATTTTCACCTGGGGCGACACCGCGGACAACTTCGATGGTGTTTTCATCCCAAGGTTGTGTATGTTCGACCATTACCACCGCGTCCGCGCCATCGGGGAGCATTCCTCCGGTGGGAATCTTCGCGGCCTGACCTGGAGTGATACTCACGCCGGCCGGCTGCCCCATTTTCACTTCACCAATGACCGTGAGTTGCCCGGGCAGTCCGTCAGTTGCGCCGAAAGTATCCTGCGCGCGGACGGCGAACCCGTCCATGATGGAACGGCCAAAGGGGGGCAAATCAACGGGGGATATGATGTCCTCGGCAAGAACGCGGCCGCAAGCCCCGGTCAAGGGAATCGCCTCAATACCAAGCCGGCCCTGCCGCAATTCTTGCGGCAGGTTGTCTTCAAGCCGCCGCCGGGCTTCCTGCAGAGATGTTAGACGAAAGAGTTCTGGCATATAACTGCCCAACCGCAAAAATCCTGGGGGACGAGCCAGCGGTTCGTCCCCCAGACCCCCTCACCCGCTTTTCTTGGTTTCTCTTTTTCGCCTGGCAGGCGAAAATGGAAAAGCCGAGAAGACCGGGAGG includes:
- a CDS encoding molybdopterin molybdenumtransferase MoeA, giving the protein MGSYMPELFRLTSLQEARRRLEDNLPQELRQGRLGIEAIPLTGACGRVLAEDIISPVDLPPFGRSIMDGFAVRAQDTFGATDGLPGQLTVIGEVKMGQPAGVSITPGQAAKIPTGGMLPDGADAVVMVEHTQPWDENTIEVVRGVAPGENIIRVGEDLSKGEVMLRAGRRLRPQDLGALAGVGILSIEVYRRPRLGLLSTGNEIIPPD